One Natrinema marinum genomic window carries:
- a CDS encoding DUF7282 domain-containing protein translates to MRRRRTTAAVVLLAVALVGSVVAVPILGGSADRVTAGGETTGDGAGTGGPMAALEAAAVQNASPPAESEFELVTFDGESAADAGEAEQDAVQESNDSPVEAGVAEGVELVQPQGINVTQEQRAAALEGARAAVTQYQTVEAEQVQAATAGAVHGALIQKQSVNATQIQHAVAGATGGGLSQAQSANATQLQAATWGAAHGGLAQSQRVTGEQIQVATRGAAAGAATEAGAKDTGKVPMIQEAAQGSAYGVLTQYQSITVEQRQRVTLEHVQHAAAGAAAGAIDGATNVSQEQRIDVTQEQRVEVEQRQRVTIKQVQKAAAGAAKGALVQKQRVSVQQTQAAARGASRGSLKQVQTIRIEQYQRISITQVQEASFGAAKGAIAQSQAATVEQIHAAATGSASGVLVQRQVVSITQIQYAAVGAAEGAITSAIQRQTVTVEQIQAAAFGAGEGAVTQTQLVEITQVQSLARGGASGALTQTQSATVEQIQTAARLATTETADAVQSQQISVQQLQRVTAETAADATAYAIQEETDDVTVISQRVAVTVVQRLETVDRLEGTASVDIADQASSGQRVTVDEISLSEGGFVAVYQGVAVDAEPESVIGVSSYLEAGTSENVTIELDQPLVESGAVVAVAHHDTNANEAFDYIDSDGEADPPYVTGAGAPVLGGAFVTVTGAPDEPSGTLAVADQTGTGSSLTVDEANATVDYALTVTHENGTRLAATEPIAAAEPVENETIDLEPSVAENATLEVAVVDAAAETTLANETIAYTVADEGPEGSLSVDNQTGDGETLAVDAASASVPYVIAAEYDGQRVDSEAFEANTTATDAVLELEPPIETNTTVDVSVRAAADDAALANETITYGLEEPAPDRPTANLSVADQTGDGGAITVTQANASVDYAITVTDENGTQRTATEAFGANETIGPLEFPLEPPLESNATLEVAVVDAANGTVLETDTVEYAVDGDLAQFDVAFVNCTYAEVNASLEEGDRVAASTGFYTTGGFGNTIVDDMITVGEDVSAPFDGTIVFRISDERNVTTDGDRVIVEVPDYGTFGTYISGISSPEAARVGGIDYPNPDETCLDSVRPDRPAISVAETTSTDDGIDVTFEYENPNDAALAATSEFVEGTTTAQPPTELEPGQQTFTAEWTPERTDERLVWRVDLSNFGYEEPLTAATPPAGELEPTGPAEPDAPTPPDQPETPAPPEQPEPPSPQEPEADGGTDQTTDPAQPDANGDAGPNATGDGQTETGDGTGGAAGEGGTADTGNETAGAG, encoded by the coding sequence ATGAGACGGCGACGAACGACCGCGGCCGTCGTCCTGCTCGCAGTCGCGCTGGTCGGCAGCGTCGTCGCAGTCCCCATCCTCGGCGGCAGCGCCGACCGGGTCACCGCTGGTGGCGAAACGACCGGGGACGGTGCCGGGACTGGCGGTCCGATGGCTGCGCTCGAGGCCGCCGCCGTCCAGAACGCTTCGCCGCCCGCCGAATCCGAGTTCGAACTGGTGACGTTCGATGGGGAGTCGGCGGCCGACGCCGGTGAAGCCGAGCAGGACGCGGTTCAGGAATCCAACGATTCGCCGGTCGAAGCGGGCGTCGCGGAGGGCGTCGAACTCGTCCAGCCCCAGGGAATCAACGTGACACAGGAGCAGCGGGCGGCAGCGCTCGAGGGCGCTCGCGCGGCAGTAACCCAGTACCAGACCGTCGAGGCCGAACAGGTACAGGCGGCGACGGCGGGAGCCGTCCACGGCGCGCTGATCCAGAAACAGTCGGTGAACGCGACGCAGATCCAGCACGCGGTCGCCGGGGCGACCGGCGGCGGGCTCTCGCAGGCCCAGTCGGCGAACGCGACCCAGTTGCAGGCCGCGACTTGGGGCGCGGCCCACGGCGGACTCGCACAGAGCCAGCGCGTGACCGGCGAACAGATTCAGGTCGCGACCAGGGGCGCGGCCGCGGGTGCTGCGACGGAAGCGGGCGCGAAAGACACCGGAAAAGTGCCGATGATTCAGGAGGCTGCACAGGGATCGGCCTACGGCGTGCTGACGCAGTACCAGTCGATCACGGTCGAACAGCGCCAGCGAGTGACGCTCGAGCACGTCCAGCACGCGGCGGCGGGTGCCGCTGCGGGGGCGATCGACGGGGCGACGAACGTCAGTCAGGAACAGCGGATCGACGTGACGCAGGAACAACGCGTCGAAGTCGAACAGCGCCAGCGGGTGACGATCAAGCAGGTCCAGAAGGCCGCCGCCGGCGCGGCGAAAGGTGCGCTCGTCCAGAAGCAGCGGGTGTCGGTCCAGCAGACCCAGGCCGCGGCCCGCGGGGCGAGCCGGGGCTCGCTGAAGCAGGTCCAGACGATCCGCATCGAGCAGTATCAGCGGATCTCGATCACGCAGGTCCAGGAGGCTTCCTTCGGCGCGGCGAAGGGCGCGATCGCCCAGAGCCAGGCGGCGACGGTCGAGCAGATCCACGCCGCGGCGACCGGGAGCGCGAGCGGCGTGTTGGTCCAGCGCCAGGTCGTCTCGATCACGCAGATCCAGTACGCCGCAGTCGGGGCCGCGGAGGGTGCGATCACGTCCGCGATCCAGCGACAGACGGTGACCGTCGAACAGATACAGGCCGCCGCGTTCGGTGCCGGGGAAGGGGCGGTGACCCAGACGCAACTCGTCGAGATCACGCAGGTCCAGTCCCTCGCGCGCGGCGGCGCGAGCGGCGCGCTGACGCAGACCCAGTCGGCGACCGTCGAACAGATCCAGACGGCCGCCCGGCTCGCCACCACGGAGACAGCCGACGCCGTCCAGAGCCAGCAGATCAGCGTCCAGCAGCTCCAGCGGGTGACCGCGGAGACGGCCGCCGATGCGACTGCCTACGCGATACAGGAGGAGACCGACGACGTGACGGTCATCAGCCAGCGCGTCGCGGTCACCGTCGTCCAGCGCCTCGAGACGGTCGACCGGCTCGAGGGGACCGCTTCGGTCGACATCGCCGACCAGGCCTCGAGCGGCCAGCGGGTCACCGTCGATGAGATTTCCCTTTCGGAAGGCGGCTTCGTGGCCGTCTATCAGGGCGTCGCCGTCGACGCCGAGCCCGAGAGCGTGATCGGCGTCTCGAGCTACCTCGAGGCCGGAACCAGCGAGAACGTCACGATCGAACTCGACCAACCGCTCGTGGAGAGCGGGGCGGTCGTGGCGGTCGCCCATCACGACACGAACGCGAACGAGGCGTTCGACTACATCGACTCCGACGGCGAGGCGGACCCGCCGTACGTCACCGGTGCCGGCGCGCCGGTTCTCGGTGGCGCGTTCGTGACGGTCACGGGAGCACCGGACGAGCCGAGCGGAACGCTGGCGGTGGCCGACCAGACCGGTACCGGCTCGAGCCTGACGGTCGACGAGGCGAACGCGACCGTTGACTACGCGCTCACCGTGACCCACGAGAACGGCACGCGGCTCGCGGCGACCGAGCCGATCGCGGCCGCCGAGCCGGTGGAAAACGAGACGATCGACCTCGAGCCGTCCGTCGCCGAGAACGCGACGCTCGAGGTGGCCGTCGTCGACGCGGCCGCCGAGACGACGCTGGCGAACGAGACGATCGCGTACACCGTCGCGGACGAAGGCCCCGAGGGATCGCTTTCGGTCGACAACCAGACCGGCGACGGCGAGACGCTCGCGGTCGACGCGGCGAGCGCGTCCGTCCCGTACGTGATCGCGGCCGAGTACGACGGCCAGCGCGTCGACAGCGAGGCGTTCGAGGCGAACACGACGGCCACCGATGCGGTCCTCGAACTCGAGCCCCCGATCGAAACGAACACGACCGTCGATGTCTCCGTCCGCGCCGCGGCGGACGACGCGGCGCTGGCGAACGAGACGATCACGTACGGCCTCGAGGAACCGGCTCCTGACCGGCCGACGGCGAACCTCTCGGTAGCCGATCAAACTGGCGACGGCGGGGCGATCACCGTCACGCAGGCCAACGCGTCCGTCGACTACGCGATCACCGTCACCGACGAGAACGGCACGCAGCGCACGGCGACCGAAGCCTTCGGCGCGAACGAGACGATCGGCCCGCTCGAGTTCCCCCTCGAGCCGCCGCTCGAGTCGAACGCGACTCTGGAGGTCGCGGTCGTCGACGCCGCAAACGGCACCGTCCTCGAGACGGACACGGTCGAGTACGCAGTCGACGGCGATCTGGCACAGTTCGATGTCGCGTTCGTCAACTGCACGTACGCGGAGGTCAACGCCTCGCTCGAGGAAGGCGACCGGGTCGCCGCGAGCACGGGCTTCTATACCACCGGCGGCTTCGGAAATACGATCGTCGACGACATGATCACCGTCGGCGAGGATGTCAGCGCGCCGTTCGACGGCACGATCGTCTTCCGGATCAGCGACGAGCGCAACGTCACGACCGACGGCGACCGCGTGATCGTCGAGGTGCCCGACTACGGGACCTTCGGAACCTACATATCGGGTATCAGCTCACCCGAAGCGGCGCGCGTCGGCGGCATCGACTACCCGAACCCCGACGAGACGTGTCTCGATTCGGTCCGGCCGGATCGACCCGCGATCTCGGTCGCGGAGACGACCTCGACCGATGACGGCATCGACGTGACCTTCGAATACGAGAACCCGAACGACGCCGCGCTGGCCGCGACCAGCGAGTTCGTCGAGGGAACGACGACCGCCCAACCGCCGACCGAACTCGAGCCCGGACAGCAGACGTTCACCGCCGAGTGGACGCCCGAACGTACCGACGAACGCCTCGTCTGGCGGGTCGACCTCTCGAACTTCGGCTACGAAGAGCCGCTGACCGCGGCGACGCCGCCCGCCGGCGAACTCGAGCCGACCGGCCCGGCAGAGCCCGACGCACCGACACCGCCGGATCAACCCGAGACGCCAGCGCCGCCCGAGCAGCCCGAACCGCCCAGCCCACAAGAGCCGGAAGCCGACGGTGGCACCGACCAGACCACGGACCCAGCCCAGCCCGACGCGAACGGTGACGCTGGCCCGAACGCGACCGGCGACGGGCAGACCGAGACGGGCGACGGAACCGGCGGCGCGGCTGGCGAGGGTGGTACCGCAGACACCGGAAACGAAACCGCCGGTGCCGGATAA
- a CDS encoding DUF7545 family protein has translation MSDEVQTTTFSISSDDGATDEVTIPAGLVDLVAEGDQTDAETVGDVMLLSFASRAHHIVHHGDDADPELEAQEAAVMDLFEERFGVTFGEATGHQH, from the coding sequence ATGTCAGACGAAGTCCAGACGACGACCTTCTCGATCAGTTCCGACGACGGCGCGACCGACGAGGTAACGATTCCGGCGGGACTCGTCGATCTCGTCGCCGAGGGCGACCAGACCGACGCCGAGACGGTCGGCGACGTGATGCTGCTCTCGTTTGCCAGCCGCGCCCACCACATCGTCCACCACGGCGACGACGCCGATCCGGAACTCGAGGCCCAGGAAGCAGCAGTGATGGACCTCTTCGAGGAGCGGTTCGGCGTCACGTTCGGCGAAGCGACCGGTCACCAGCACTGA
- a CDS encoding DUF5799 family protein: MSDTSWTDRIVGDRMTVDQEFAARIRESQFSNQQWSLIMTATEFEIEHPDDPDRAQIVANTDKLEGVIPELDNVQAGMGAMAGGPGGPGGSTDSSSSSGGVFDSIMGALGIGGDGGSAEKEQLEAAERLTQEYATEIQSHLETKGRWESVRQHVADDS, from the coding sequence ATGAGCGACACGTCGTGGACCGATCGGATCGTCGGGGACCGCATGACCGTCGATCAGGAGTTCGCCGCGCGGATCCGGGAGTCGCAGTTTTCCAACCAGCAGTGGAGCCTGATCATGACCGCGACGGAGTTCGAGATCGAACACCCCGACGACCCCGATCGGGCCCAGATCGTCGCCAACACGGACAAACTCGAGGGAGTGATCCCCGAACTCGACAACGTACAGGCGGGGATGGGCGCCATGGCCGGCGGGCCCGGCGGGCCCGGCGGCTCCACCGACTCGAGTTCGTCGAGCGGCGGCGTCTTCGACTCGATCATGGGCGCGCTCGGAATCGGCGGCGACGGCGGGTCCGCGGAAAAGGAACAGCTCGAGGCCGCCGAACGGCTCACGCAGGAGTACGCGACGGAGATACAGTCACATCTCGAGACGAAGGGGCGATGGGAGTCCGTCCGACAGCACGTCGCCGACGACAGCTAA
- a CDS encoding universal stress protein codes for MYDRILVPTDGSPEVERALEYAFELAHTHDATVRALYVVNVTGYSGLPMETALEGISDALHEEGRAAVERVADLAPADIAVETEVREGSPSHAIVAAADPSECDLIVMGTHGRGGIDRLLLGSVTECVVRRAAVPVLTVQVDPDAVDDSPERPHLAAE; via the coding sequence ATGTACGACCGAATCCTCGTCCCGACCGACGGTTCCCCGGAGGTCGAACGCGCGCTCGAGTACGCCTTCGAACTCGCGCACACCCACGACGCGACCGTCCGCGCGCTCTACGTGGTCAACGTGACCGGCTACAGCGGCCTCCCCATGGAGACCGCGCTCGAAGGAATCAGCGACGCGCTCCACGAAGAGGGGCGGGCCGCGGTCGAACGGGTCGCGGACCTCGCGCCGGCGGACATCGCGGTCGAGACCGAAGTACGCGAGGGATCGCCGAGTCACGCCATCGTCGCCGCGGCCGATCCAAGCGAGTGCGACCTGATCGTGATGGGGACCCACGGCCGTGGCGGGATCGACCGACTGTTGCTCGGCAGCGTCACGGAATGCGTGGTCCGGCGCGCCGCAGTTCCCGTCCTCACGGTGCAGGTCGATCCCGACGCGGTCGACGACAGCCCCGAACGGCCACACCTCGCCGCCGAGTGA
- a CDS encoding biotin--[acetyl-CoA-carboxylase] ligase: MNETRRAILAALSDGPVSGPALADDLEISRAAVWKHIEELREAEFAIESGPNGYELVGVDAYNAPAIEFGLEAPFSVEYHDTLGSTNDRARELAADGAADVAVIADEQTGGRGRLEREWSAPSGGVWVSIVTRPEITPAQAPLYTLASAVATATVAREAGVDAWIKWPNDVVVPVGDDGDYRKLVGILTEMEGEMDRVDWLIPGIGVNANVDADGLPEGATSIRDEAGDVDRRAFVQRLLEEFDRYRIDLDAIVPAWRELALTLGQRVRVELPSGDVVGEAVDITDSGALEIETDDERVTVSAGDCEHLRPV; the protein is encoded by the coding sequence ATGAACGAGACACGACGGGCGATCCTCGCGGCGCTGTCGGACGGTCCGGTCTCGGGGCCGGCACTCGCCGACGACCTCGAGATCTCGCGGGCGGCGGTCTGGAAACACATCGAGGAACTGCGCGAAGCGGAGTTCGCGATCGAGAGCGGGCCGAACGGCTACGAACTGGTCGGTGTCGACGCCTACAACGCGCCGGCGATCGAGTTCGGACTCGAGGCCCCGTTTTCGGTCGAGTACCACGACACGCTGGGGAGCACGAACGACCGCGCGCGCGAGCTAGCGGCCGACGGCGCGGCCGACGTAGCCGTCATCGCGGACGAACAGACCGGCGGACGCGGCCGTCTCGAGCGCGAGTGGTCGGCGCCGTCGGGCGGCGTCTGGGTGAGTATCGTCACTCGGCCCGAAATCACGCCCGCACAGGCCCCGTTGTACACGCTCGCGTCGGCGGTCGCGACGGCGACGGTCGCCCGCGAGGCCGGCGTCGACGCCTGGATCAAGTGGCCAAACGACGTGGTCGTCCCGGTCGGCGACGACGGCGACTACCGAAAGCTCGTCGGCATCCTCACCGAGATGGAAGGCGAAATGGATCGCGTAGACTGGCTTATCCCCGGGATCGGGGTCAACGCCAATGTAGACGCCGACGGGCTTCCCGAGGGCGCGACCAGCATTCGGGACGAGGCCGGCGATGTCGACCGGCGGGCGTTCGTTCAGCGCTTGCTCGAGGAGTTCGATCGCTATCGGATCGACCTCGACGCCATCGTTCCCGCGTGGCGCGAACTGGCGCTGACGCTCGGCCAGCGCGTCCGAGTCGAGCTACCGTCGGGCGACGTCGTCGGCGAGGCGGTCGACATCACCGACTCGGGGGCGCTCGAGATCGAGACCGACGACGAACGCGTGACCGTCTCGGCGGGCGACTGCGAGCACCTGCGCCCGGTCTGA
- a CDS encoding tyrosine--tRNA ligase, which translates to MDAYELLTRNAEEVVTDEEVRDLAEDPAGKRAYVGYEPSGVLHLGHLLTANKLIDLQDAGMEVVVLLADVHAYLNGKGSFEEIRDTAEQMKAQFLAYGLDEDNAEFVYGSEFQLDEEYVLDLHALEVGTTMNRAQRAMAEIQGDETAKVSHLVYPLMQTLDIEYLDLDLAVGGLDQRKVHMLAREKLPDLGYEVRPAIHTPIVANLSDGEGKMSSSEGITISMEDSTEDLEEKVNSAFCPPTRDPEGDLENPVLELFEYHVFPRFDEVVVERPEKYGGDLTYEDYERLATDLESGELHPADAKGTLATYLDELIAPGREKLRELRA; encoded by the coding sequence ATGGACGCCTACGAGTTACTCACGCGAAACGCCGAGGAGGTCGTCACCGACGAGGAGGTCCGCGACCTCGCCGAGGATCCGGCGGGGAAACGCGCCTACGTCGGCTACGAGCCCTCCGGCGTGCTCCATCTGGGCCACCTGCTGACGGCGAACAAGCTCATCGATCTGCAGGACGCGGGCATGGAGGTCGTCGTCTTGTTGGCGGACGTCCACGCCTACCTCAACGGGAAGGGCTCCTTCGAGGAGATCCGCGACACCGCCGAGCAGATGAAGGCGCAGTTCCTCGCGTACGGCCTCGACGAGGACAACGCCGAGTTCGTCTACGGCTCGGAGTTCCAGCTCGACGAGGAGTACGTCCTCGACCTGCACGCCCTCGAGGTTGGGACCACGATGAACCGCGCCCAGCGCGCGATGGCCGAGATCCAGGGCGACGAGACGGCCAAGGTGAGCCACCTCGTCTACCCGCTGATGCAGACGCTGGATATCGAGTACCTCGACCTCGACCTCGCCGTCGGCGGCTTAGATCAGCGGAAGGTCCACATGCTCGCCCGCGAGAAGCTCCCGGACCTCGGCTACGAGGTCCGGCCCGCCATCCACACCCCGATCGTCGCGAACCTCTCCGACGGGGAGGGGAAGATGTCCTCGAGCGAGGGGATCACCATCTCGATGGAGGACTCGACCGAGGACCTCGAGGAGAAGGTCAACTCGGCCTTTTGCCCGCCGACGCGGGATCCCGAGGGCGACCTCGAGAACCCCGTCCTCGAACTGTTCGAGTACCACGTCTTCCCGCGGTTCGACGAGGTCGTCGTCGAACGTCCCGAGAAGTACGGCGGCGACCTGACCTACGAGGACTACGAGCGTCTCGCCACGGATCTCGAGTCCGGTGAGCTTCACCCCGCCGACGCGAAGGGGACGCTCGCGACCTACCTCGACGAACTGATCGCGCCGGGCCGCGAGAAGCTGCGCGAGCTCCGGGCCTGA
- a CDS encoding 4-phosphopantoate--beta-alanine ligase: MSDYDTVSADVEHEEEIPEDHPRYQDLLTRHRIERGVEKGITHLQGMHAEGRGSAFDYLLGEETIPSADDAERAAAAHLLLADRPVLSINGNVAALVPGEMVELADATGADLEVNLFNRTPERIEAIADHLREHGADEVKGIEADAHIPNLDHERSKVDADGIYAADVVLVPLEDGDRAEALDEMGKTEVVIDLNPLSRSPQVADVPIVDNIIRAVPNMTEHARDLADAEEDELRAIIDEFDRERALEDAEERIRSGDL, translated from the coding sequence GTGAGCGATTACGACACCGTCTCCGCCGACGTCGAGCACGAGGAGGAGATCCCGGAGGATCACCCCAGATATCAGGATCTACTCACCCGCCACCGAATCGAGCGGGGCGTCGAGAAGGGGATCACCCACCTCCAGGGGATGCACGCAGAGGGCCGGGGCAGCGCGTTCGACTACCTGCTGGGCGAGGAGACGATTCCCAGCGCCGACGACGCCGAACGGGCGGCCGCAGCCCACCTCCTGCTCGCCGACCGGCCGGTGCTCTCGATCAACGGCAACGTCGCGGCGCTGGTTCCCGGTGAGATGGTCGAACTGGCCGACGCGACGGGGGCCGACCTCGAGGTCAACCTGTTCAATCGAACGCCCGAGCGCATCGAAGCCATCGCGGATCACCTCCGCGAGCACGGCGCGGACGAGGTGAAGGGGATCGAGGCCGACGCGCACATTCCGAACCTGGACCACGAGCGCTCGAAGGTCGACGCCGACGGGATCTACGCGGCTGACGTGGTTCTCGTACCTCTCGAGGATGGCGACCGCGCCGAGGCGTTAGACGAGATGGGCAAGACCGAGGTCGTGATCGACCTCAACCCGCTATCGCGCTCGCCGCAGGTGGCCGACGTACCGATCGTGGACAACATCATCCGCGCGGTGCCGAACATGACCGAGCACGCGCGAGACCTGGCCGATGCCGAGGAAGACGAACTGCGCGCGATTATCGACGAGTTCGACCGAGAACGCGCGCTCGAGGACGCCGAAGAGCGAATTCGATCGGGCGACCTCTGA
- a CDS encoding class I SAM-dependent methyltransferase → MTQPTRGDATVKELVRQHWNGRAGTFDEESHHGIHSDEQHDRWLSVLREWAGDDAHRVLDVGCGTGVVSLLLAELGHEVVGVDFAPEMLTRAREKARRTACSVALQQGDAETLAFPDATVELLTARHLVWTLPNPTAALQEWQRVVEPGGRILLIEGYWDHDEPWDEYEDMYDDLPMYDGRPPDELADVLADEGFSDVTYEPLVDATLWGREPHHDYYIMSGVVPR, encoded by the coding sequence ATGACACAGCCGACACGGGGCGACGCTACCGTCAAGGAACTCGTCCGACAGCACTGGAACGGCCGCGCGGGGACGTTCGACGAGGAGAGCCACCATGGAATCCACTCCGACGAACAGCACGACCGCTGGCTTTCGGTGTTGCGCGAGTGGGCGGGCGACGACGCTCATCGCGTCCTCGATGTCGGGTGTGGGACAGGGGTCGTCTCGCTGTTGCTCGCAGAACTCGGCCACGAGGTCGTGGGCGTAGACTTCGCCCCGGAGATGCTCACACGCGCCCGCGAGAAGGCCCGACGGACAGCGTGCTCGGTCGCGCTCCAGCAAGGGGATGCGGAGACGCTCGCCTTCCCAGATGCCACCGTCGAACTGCTCACTGCTCGCCACCTCGTCTGGACGCTTCCCAATCCCACTGCGGCACTGCAGGAGTGGCAACGAGTCGTCGAGCCAGGTGGTCGGATTCTCCTCATCGAGGGGTACTGGGATCACGACGAGCCGTGGGACGAGTACGAGGATATGTACGACGACCTCCCGATGTACGATGGCCGACCACCAGACGAACTGGCCGACGTGCTCGCCGACGAGGGGTTCTCCGATGTCACGTACGAACCCCTCGTGGACGCGACGCTGTGGGGCCGAGAACCCCACCACGACTACTATATCATGAGTGGCGTAGTCCCCCGCTGA